Proteins encoded in a region of the Campylobacter geochelonis genome:
- the mltG gene encoding endolytic transglycosylase MltG — MAIVIRVIFAIFDIILIFILALSYDLTRPVNFTDTIFIPKGSSTKIISQLSNQNLNATRFDPRILSFIGTPHHGYLDIGKEPLTKIDFFYKLTVAKPVMINITLIPGETTVIFLKNLASKENLNFVEIEEDFNKTAPFYEGFLVPNTYSFAKGMSGSEIIKNLVHESEKFHQNLAKKYFGKYEKDKWIEILSAASVIQKEAANISEMPIVSSVIQNRLKRNMKLQMDGTLNYGEYSHMKITPERIKNDISKFNTYIYEGLPPTPVCTVSKEAIEAAINPIKSDYLYFMRDKRSGKHVFTKTINEHINQINIQRKIK, encoded by the coding sequence ATGGCTATAGTTATAAGAGTTATTTTTGCAATTTTTGATATTATCCTCATTTTTATCCTTGCTTTATCTTATGATTTGACTAGACCAGTAAATTTTACTGATACTATTTTTATCCCAAAAGGAAGTTCGACTAAAATTATATCTCAATTATCCAACCAAAATCTTAACGCAACAAGGTTTGATCCTAGAATTCTTTCTTTCATCGGTACACCACACCACGGATATCTTGATATAGGAAAAGAGCCTTTAACAAAGATAGATTTTTTTTATAAACTAACAGTTGCAAAGCCGGTTATGATAAATATAACTTTAATTCCAGGCGAGACAACTGTGATATTCTTAAAAAATTTAGCTAGTAAAGAAAATTTAAATTTTGTTGAGATTGAGGAAGATTTTAACAAAACTGCTCCGTTTTATGAGGGCTTTTTAGTTCCAAATACTTACAGCTTTGCAAAAGGTATGAGCGGAAGTGAAATCATTAAAAATTTAGTTCATGAGTCAGAAAAATTCCATCAAAATTTAGCTAAAAAATATTTTGGAAAGTATGAAAAAGATAAATGGATAGAGATTTTATCTGCTGCTTCTGTTATACAAAAAGAGGCTGCCAATATTAGCGAAATGCCCATTGTAAGCTCTGTTATACAAAATCGACTTAAAAGAAATATGAAGCTTCAGATGGACGGAACGCTAAATTATGGCGAGTATTCTCATATGAAAATAACGCCAGAACGCATTAAAAATGATATAAGTAAATTTAATACATATATTTATGAAGGACTGCCTCCAACTCCAGTTTGCACTGTATCAAAAGAGGCGATTGAAGCTGCGATAAATCCTATAAAGAGTGATTATTTATACTTCATGAGAGATAAAAGAAGTGGAAAACATGTCTTTACTAAAACCATAAACGAGCATATAAATCAGATAAATATTCAAAGAAAAATTAAATAA
- a CDS encoding YhdP family protein: protein MRIISKIAKITLITIAILMVILSLLFVWLKFGINVGNLNFQDFTVKQLYIKFDKKILISADDIEIPLNLEPNSSSNHSSTNQIKKITTYFPYLNKFFKEINLKNIKVGENSATVLYKNDIFYIDSAFLKVDVKLKAKDDGFDISINELSLKDFELVIKGEMDANFANNLYDFNGSFQTHEINGKLDFDIKNGILNYYITDATAASLEHFMNELGIKAAMDKEISEWIYGKIIASRYDVTQLKGEIDLNNQDFMLDKLTGEAYAYDLNISFNDKLPSAYVSEAFIELRDGDLSFILKDPQYEGKSLFGSSVKITNLFKTGTKVLLNLATDSLLDKNVTNILKAYDINLPIVQTSGTLNSSLNLDINIEPYALKAHGKFELKNANLEIAGAKFSSKKASVELNDTDVDIKNANLKMANLFEANDINGKIDTVKMKAKFDANFAKVNINANDTKLYNRENFKSKVELDFSKKDTTLNIANLNTLITFKDKNTSIEISDITPLLPYSRLLKELGVRAGFVVIDSPDFAKFNIVAKNVLFTTPFRKKDGLMYENDDLNIKVDKNKVFATTKSGLLSFNIDEKESINATIKNLDFILSNSDNNDSTNMPDVNFNAQNSFLVLKDLNKTIEFSSYSGNLNKKNIKFNGKTGENGDITLNLMPNLMWLFASGISGKDVNNFLNMQSFDDGNFTLKVVGNSQKDYRGEILIHDAFLKDYVLYQRLLSFLNSVPALLTFKTPDFNDKGFSVKDGKVYFMRKDNQILIQAMDFKGTSADIGGKGVIDLNTDDLNIDLEIKYLKDASSIIDYIPLVNQILLGSDRTISTVIKIRGTLQNPTYESQVLSDVLLSPFNIIKNTLELPFVMFE, encoded by the coding sequence ATGAGGATAATATCAAAAATTGCAAAAATAACTCTTATAACTATAGCCATACTTATGGTAATCCTCTCTTTACTTTTTGTCTGGTTAAAATTTGGTATAAATGTTGGAAATTTAAACTTTCAAGATTTTACCGTAAAGCAATTATATATTAAATTTGATAAAAAAATACTCATAAGCGCAGACGATATAGAAATACCGCTAAATTTAGAGCCAAATTCAAGCTCAAATCACAGCTCAACTAATCAAATCAAAAAAATCACAACCTACTTTCCATATCTTAACAAATTTTTCAAAGAGATAAATTTAAAAAACATAAAAGTTGGAGAAAATAGCGCAACTGTGCTATACAAAAACGATATTTTTTATATAGATAGCGCATTTTTAAAAGTAGATGTTAAGCTAAAAGCTAAAGATGATGGCTTTGATATTTCTATAAACGAGCTTTCTTTAAAAGACTTTGAACTTGTGATAAAGGGCGAAATGGACGCAAATTTCGCAAATAACTTATATGACTTTAACGGCTCATTTCAAACTCACGAGATAAATGGAAAGTTAGATTTTGATATAAAAAATGGCATATTAAACTACTATATAACAGACGCAACGGCTGCTAGCTTAGAGCATTTTATGAACGAACTTGGCATAAAAGCCGCGATGGATAAAGAAATTAGCGAGTGGATATATGGCAAAATCATAGCAAGCAGATACGATGTGACGCAGCTAAAAGGCGAGATTGATTTAAACAATCAAGATTTTATGCTTGATAAGCTAACTGGCGAAGCCTATGCGTATGATTTAAATATCTCATTTAACGATAAGCTTCCATCTGCTTATGTTAGTGAGGCGTTTATTGAGCTAAGAGATGGCGATCTTAGTTTTATCCTTAAAGACCCACAATACGAGGGCAAAAGCTTGTTTGGAAGTAGTGTTAAGATAACAAATTTATTTAAAACTGGCACGAAAGTTTTGCTAAATTTAGCCACCGATTCCTTGCTTGATAAAAACGTTACAAATATCTTAAAAGCTTATGATATAAACCTACCAATAGTGCAAACTAGCGGAACTTTAAACTCTAGTTTAAATTTAGATATAAACATAGAGCCATATGCTTTAAAAGCGCATGGAAAATTTGAGTTAAAAAATGCAAATTTAGAGATTGCTGGGGCTAAATTTAGCTCAAAAAAAGCAAGCGTAGAGCTAAATGACACGGATGTTGATATAAAAAATGCAAATTTAAAAATGGCTAATCTCTTTGAAGCAAACGACATAAACGGCAAAATCGATACCGTAAAAATGAAAGCTAAATTTGATGCAAATTTTGCAAAAGTTAACATCAACGCAAACGATACAAAACTATATAATAGAGAAAATTTCAAATCAAAAGTAGAGCTTGACTTTTCCAAAAAAGATACCACGCTAAACATAGCAAATTTAAACACTCTTATTACTTTTAAAGATAAAAACACAAGCATAGAAATTTCAGATATAACGCCACTTTTGCCATACTCTAGGCTGCTTAAAGAGCTTGGAGTTAGGGCTGGTTTTGTTGTGATAGACTCTCCTGATTTTGCTAAATTTAACATAGTTGCGAAAAACGTCTTATTTACAACGCCATTTAGAAAAAAAGATGGCTTGATGTATGAAAATGATGATTTAAACATAAAAGTAGATAAAAACAAAGTATTTGCCACCACAAAAAGCGGACTTTTAAGCTTTAATATCGATGAAAAAGAGAGTATAAACGCTACTATAAAAAATCTTGATTTTATACTATCAAACAGCGATAACAACGATAGCACAAATATGCCAGATGTAAATTTTAACGCGCAAAATTCATTTTTGGTTTTAAAGGATTTAAACAAAACGATTGAATTTAGCTCATATAGCGGGAATTTAAACAAAAAAAATATTAAATTTAACGGAAAAACAGGCGAAAATGGCGATATAACACTAAATTTAATGCCAAATTTAATGTGGCTATTTGCAAGTGGAATCAGCGGAAAAGATGTAAATAACTTTTTAAATATGCAAAGCTTTGATGATGGAAATTTCACGCTTAAAGTCGTTGGAAATAGCCAAAAAGACTATAGAGGCGAGATTTTAATCCACGATGCTTTTTTAAAAGACTACGTGCTTTATCAAAGACTTTTATCATTTTTAAACTCAGTTCCAGCCTTACTGACTTTTAAAACGCCTGATTTTAACGACAAGGGCTTTAGTGTAAAAGATGGAAAAGTCTATTTTATGAGAAAAGATAACCAAATTTTAATCCAAGCTATGGATTTTAAAGGAACGAGCGCTGATATCGGTGGCAAGGGGGTGATAGATTTAAACACGGATGATTTGAATATAGATCTTGAGATAAAATATCTAAAAGATGCAAGCTCGATAATCGACTATATACCGCTTGTAAATCAAATTTTGCTAGGCTCAGATAGGACAATTTCCACTGTTATCAAAATCAGAGGAACTTTACAAAACCCAACCTATGAAAGTCAAGTTTTAAGCGATGTTTTGCTTAGTCCATTTAATATCATAAAAAACACTCTCGAGCTTCCATTCGTGATGTTTGAGTAA
- a CDS encoding Crp/Fnr family transcriptional regulator, producing MKNFKFYSLISKENQKILDENSEFVKIPVKTELYRQGDECPNLLFLTKGRVRVVRMHQSGQSILLYYFSQGEQCNVNFTSTFNSIPAIGTAIAETDLEGYMISSSIIAKMFVDDKAFQNYVFDQYAKRIEHMASLIEDIRFLGLDTRLLHFLQSQKSKEINLSHEELADIIGTSREVISRILKSFEKNNIVRLSRKKIELL from the coding sequence ATGAAAAATTTTAAATTCTACTCACTCATATCAAAAGAAAATCAAAAAATTTTAGATGAAAACTCCGAATTTGTAAAAATTCCAGTCAAAACAGAGCTTTACAGACAGGGTGATGAGTGCCCAAATTTACTATTTTTAACAAAAGGCAGAGTTAGAGTTGTGCGAATGCATCAAAGCGGACAGAGCATTTTGCTGTATTATTTCTCACAAGGCGAGCAGTGTAATGTAAATTTTACAAGCACTTTTAACTCTATACCAGCCATTGGTACGGCTATCGCTGAGACTGATTTGGAGGGCTATATGATATCATCTAGTATAATCGCAAAGATGTTTGTAGATGATAAAGCTTTTCAAAATTATGTATTTGATCAATACGCAAAAAGAATAGAACATATGGCATCATTAATCGAAGATATAAGATTTTTAGGGCTTGATACTAGACTTTTGCACTTTTTACAATCTCAAAAAAGCAAAGAGATAAATCTATCTCATGAAGAATTAGCCGATATAATCGGAACTTCAAGAGAGGTTATAAGTAGAATTTTAAAAAGTTTTGAGAAAAACAACATCGTTCGTCTTTCAAGAAAAAAGATAGAACTTTTATAG